The Ipomoea triloba cultivar NCNSP0323 chromosome 4, ASM357664v1 DNA segment AAACTCCTTAGTTTGAGAAGGTATGTAATCTCTAGTCTCATTCCCTTTGCTAGCTATAagacttgaatttttttatttttttttgaaaagtgtaGATCTATGTTTTCCATTTGAACAACcacaaaaaattgttttctttgtaaagaaattgaaattggGAAAACATGGGCACATTCATTTCGAAACATATTTTATTGaatacattttctatttttttctaaattttggtTACTTAATACACCCGCATTTTCAAGTTTGTTTGCTATTAAAAGTGAGAAAGTGATATAAACCACTGCCAAACTTCAAATAGCTTTTGGGCTATTTTGTTACAATTCTCTCTCCAACTTCTCAAAAAATTTGaagttttcattttcattagaaagCTATATAATGTGTTTAAATCTATTTATTTGTCAaactataaaatttgaaatcaattggcattaaattcttttattcataaagcaataaaaatgtAGTGgtaaatgatgaaaatatcaAGTAATATTGTAGCTATGTAGGTTGTTGTGGCCTTGTGTGTAGGTAGATGGGATTAATTAGTTAGAGACATAATGGTAAAACAAGTAAAAGAAATATGAATGCCATAAATGCATATGCAGTAATAGGTAAGTAAGTAGACCTTATGTGGGTGTTGATAGTTGGGGTGGATTAAATAGGTAGGTGGTAGTAGGTATTGATAAATAGGTCATGGTGCTTAAAGAGAATATAATATGATTATACTagaggaaaataggaaatagtGATAATTGAGGTAGGTAGGTGGTGGTTGATGGTTTTGCTGGGGTGAAATGATATAAAAATAAGTGAAGTGAATGTGTACAAGTAAAGATAATGTTTATTATAAATGATGCACTTCTTTCCTCTCGTTTTATGTGTCTAATTgacttattaataaaatttgaatgatgTTATTgacaatttaattatattatttttataatattaagtttagttaCCTGGAGTATATAGAAGTTCATATAAGTGATGATAATAACAACTTAGGCATGTTTAGTATTtggataatttcatttttaaaaattcttattagttgttaattaaaaattaaatattcatttattcTTATTGGTAATTTTTTGAAGTATTCTTATTGGTAATTAATTCTAAACTAGATAAATTAATTCTATAATAATATCATACTGACATGAATCAATGATGTAACACTAGCAATAtttatttgaatgttttttgtatatttgtatggTTTTTACTTTTATTCCTTTTGTACTGAAATTCAAATTTCTTGTGAATAGTGGGAAGGTTCAGAGttcaatacaaataaataatttttttttctgttttcagACAACTAAAGGAATTGTAATCTAAGACACACAATCAAGATGTATTCACTACTCCTAACTCCTAAGCGTCATATGCCACAACCAAATTTGAATcaagatatatataatcatgGAAATCCTTAAAAGGTTGCCTGTGAAGTCTGTATTCCAATTTAGGGGTGTTTCAAAAGTTTGGCGTGCTTTAATCTCTCATCTCTAGAATTTGTCAAATTGTATCTAAATTGTCATTGCATTAAAAAATGGATAATAAGATCATGATATGTAGCAGTGTAAATTGGATTAGCTATATGTCGTTGCATTGTTTTCTCTAACAGAATACAAGCAATCATCATTTCACAAGCTTATTACATATGACAACTCACTCTTAGTCCCTAGAGGTGGTTTCAAATTTTTGGGTTCTTGGAATGAGCTCTTTTGTTTTCGTGCTAAActgtataaaataataatttggaatCCTTCATCAAATGGAAACCTCAAGACAATCCTAGATGTGTTGTGTTTGGACTACATGAGCATCTTTGGATTTGGATACTATGAGCATAATGATGACTACAAGGTTTTGTATGCTTATTATTCTAACAAAGGTGATGAGAATGTGGTTTTGGTGTACAGTTTTAAGTATGAGTCATGGAAAAGAAGTGATAGAGGGTCTAGTAGTGGGTTTGTTAATCCCATAATTGTTGTGTTTGTGAGTGGTAATCTCAATTGGTGCAACAATAAGTTAGATGATAGTGACTGGGAATGGAACATAATTTCTTTCAGTTTGACCACTGAAACTGCCAAAGCTATAACGTTACCCAACTATAAACATGAGGCTACTATTTTTATAAGCGAATC contains these protein-coding regions:
- the LOC116015254 gene encoding uncharacterized protein LOC116015254 — encoded protein: MSIFGFGYYEHNDDYKVLYAYYSNKGDENVVLVYSFKYESWKRSDRGSSSGFVNPIIVVFVSGNLNWCNNKLDDSDWEWNIISFSLTTETAKAITLPNYKHEATIFISESRRLLFSSFHLKGEMEVWVMNVYAIEESWIKLVCISNLPVHHPLTRGLDNTAYMAMCNAKLSIAHVYENGDILMMVRHQLSSIGLMVKGVRILISPMFLVIR